The genomic window AAAACCGGTCGGGGGCTGTCGGAGGGTCGTGAGACCCTTGAGGCAGACCAGCCCCCGACCGGAAAGCTGTTTCTGTGACCGCCACTGACCGTTCCATCGAGCTGACCCGCACCGCCGCACAGGCGGCCGCCGACAAGCTCGCGCACGACATCATCGCCTACGACGTCAGCGACGTGCTGTCCATCACCGACGCCTTCCTGGTCGCCTCCGCGCCGAACGACCGGCAGGTCAAGGCGATCGTCGACGCGATCGAGGAGACGCTGCTCAAGCAGCTGGACGTCAAGCCGGTCCGCCGCGAGGGCGAGCGGGACGGCCGCTGGGTACTGCTCGACTACATCGACATCGTCGTGCACGTGCAGCACTCAGAGGAGCGGGTCTTCTACGCTCTGGAGCGGCTGTGGAAGGACTGCCCCGAGATCGCACTGCCCGAGGACGCGGTCGCCACCCGGGGCAAGGGCAAGGAGCATGCCGCGGCCGCGGCCGCCGCGGACGAGGACGGGGAGTTCAGCTGAACGGGCAGGAAAACGGTCAGAGCACCAGGGGCCGCCGCATCGTGCTGTGGCGGCACGGCCAGACCGCGTGGAATCTGGAGCAGCGCTTCCAGGGCAACACCGACATCGAGCTGACCGAGACCGGTGTCGCGCAGGCCCGCCGCTCCGCCCGGCTGCTGGCCGCCCTCGCGCCCGACGCGATCGTGTCCTCCGACCTGAGCCGGGCCGCCGCCACCGCGGCGGAGCTCGCCGCGCTCACCGGGCTGCCCGTCACGTACGACAAGGGCCTGCAGGAGACGTACGCCGGGCGCTGGCAGGGGCTGACCCACGAGGAGATCCTGGCGTCGTACGGCGAGCAGTACGCCGCGTGGAAGCGCGGCGAGCCGGTGCGCAGGGGCGGCGGCGAGCTGGAGACCGAGGTCGCCGACCGGGCCGCGCCCGTGGTGCTGGCCGCGGCGGACGAGCTCGCGGACGGCGGCGTGCTGGTCGTGGTCAGCCACGGCGGCACGATCCGCACGACCATCGGCCGGCTGCTCGGCCTCGACCCGCTCACCTGGGAGTCGCTGGGCGGCCTGTCGAACTGCTGCTGGTCGGTGCTCGGCGAGGGCGCGCGGGGCTGGCGGCTGACCGAGCACAACGCCGGCACCCTGCCCGAGCCGGTGCTCGGCGACGACGCCTAGCCGATTTCGTTTCCGGTCCACCCACCGGCTATGCTTCTTCACGTCGTCAGGGGAGACCCGGACCGACGCGGGGCTGTAGCTCAGTTGGTAGAGCGCTTGCATGGCATGCAAGAGGTCCGGGGTTCAATTCCCCGTAGCTCCACAAAGTCGAAGGCGGAGTGTGCTCGCGGAAAGCGCGAGCCACTTCGTCCTTGTCGTTTCTGCTCGGCTCCGCCTCGCGTGGCGGGGGCTGCGCCACCCGCACCCCCCAGGGAGGGCCCCCGGGAGGGCGGGCCCGGTCAGGCCGGGTGCCCGCAGGCCGGGGCGGCGGCCGCCGCACGTTCCGCGATGACCGCCGACAGCGGGCGGCCGTGCAGGCTGCACCCGACGACCGGATCGTCGATCCGCCGGAGCTGCTCGATCCCCAGCCGGTCGTGCTCGGTGACCGGGGTGTAGATCACGAAGCGGTGCTCGGCCATGCCGTCGATGCTCAGCGACGTCGACGTCAGCTTGATCACGCCGATCCCCTCGTGCGTGAAGCTCTTGACCCGCTTGCCCGGCGCCGCCACGTTGCCGCTCGCCCACAGCTGGGCGAAGGTCGGGCTCTCCTCGACCAGCAGCGCGACGAACGACTCCCACGCGGGCTCGCCGACGTGCCGGCCGTAATTCCTGCGCAGCTGGGCCACCATCCACGGCAGCTCCTCCGCGCTGTTGACGAAGTTCATGCAGCACTGGGGCACCGTGAAGAGCTTGTAGAGCACGTTGCGCTCCCAGCGGGCCACGATCGAGGTCATCGGCCACAGCGCGCGGTAGGCGGCGTTCGTGGCGCGCACGTCGTAGCGGGAGTTGTAGATCGCGGCCGGCAGCGGGTCCAGCGCGTCCAGGATGCCCTGCGACTCCACGCCGACGATCTCCGCGTCGGAGTCCGGCTCGCTCACGAACGGGATGCCGGCCAGCCGGTAGAGGTGCTCGCGCTCGGTGACGTCGAGCTGCAGCACCCGGGCCACCGCGTCGAGCACCTGGACGCTCGCGTTGATCGGCCGACCCTGTTCGAGCCAGGTGTACCAGGTCACCCCGACCCCGGCGAGCTGCGCGACCTCCTCGCGCCGCAGCCCCGGCGTACGCCGCCGCAGCCCCGGCGGCATGCCGACGTCCTCCGGGGTGATCCTGGCCCGGCGGCTGCGCAGGAACGCGGCCAGCTCGGTGCGCCGCGCGGCTCCGTTCCGGCGCGCGGCACCGGCCCGCGCCGCGGGGTCGGCGGGGGTGGCCAGCGGAGGGGGTGATGCCGGTGACGAGGGCATACGCCCATACTCCCCAATGCCCGGCGCCCCTGCCAGGTGCTGGCAGTACCAGGATCCCCGGGCTCTCGTTACCGGTACCGCCGTGCGTTCAGGCTCGACGTATGACACAACCCGTGATGAACGGCGCGACCGCGCCTGCCGCCCTCCCCGACGCCGCCGCGCTCTCCGGCGGCGTCGCCGATCCCGGCGCCACGAAGCCCGGCAGAGCCGGGCCGCGCCCCGGCCTGCTGCTGGCCACCATCCTCGTCGGCCAGTTCATGGCCCTGCTCGACGTCTTCATCGTCAACGTCGCCGCCCCGACCATCCGTACCGACCTGCACGCCTCAGGGGCGTCGCTGCAACTGGTCATCGCCGGCTACACCATCGCCTACGCGGTTCTGCTGATCACCGGGGCGCGGCTCGGCGACCTGCTGGGGCACCGGCGGATGTTCGTCACCGGACTGGCGGTCTTCACGCTCGCGTCGCTCGCCTGCGGCCTCGCCGGGAACACCGGCGAGCTGATCGGCTTCCGCTTCGTCCAGGGCGCCGGCTCCGCGCTGATGATCCCGCAGGTGCTCAGCCTGCTGCAGCTCACCTTCACCGGTGAGGCCAGGAACCGGGCGATGAGCGTCTACGCCGCCGTGCTGTCCTCTGGCGCCGCGCTCGGCCAGTCGCTGGGCGGTGTGCTGGTCAGCGCCGACCTGTTCGGCGCCGGGTGGCGGCCGGTCTTCCTGGTCAACGTGCCGATCGGCGCGGTGATGCTGGTGGTCTCCCCGCGCGTCCTGCCGCGCGACGCGCGGCGCGGCTCCGAGCGGCGGCGCGGCCTGGACCTGCCGGGCCTGACGGTGCTTGCCGCGGCGGTCACGCTGCTCACCGTGCCGCTGGTGCTTGGCCAGGAGGAGGGCTGGCCGCTGTGGGGCTGGATCTGCCTGGGGCTCAGCGTGCTGCTGTTCGGCCTGTTCATGTTGCTGGAGTCCAGGCTGGCCCGGCGCGGTGGCGCACCGCTGGTGTCGGCTCGGGTACTGCGGGCACCCGGCATGCTGCGCGCGGTCGTCGTGATCATGACGACGATGGCGGTCAACGCGGGCTTCCTCTTCGCGGTGGCCCTGCACCTGCAGTCCGGCCTCGGTTTCAGCGCGCTGCGCACCGGTCTGACCTTCGCCGTCGCGGCGGTCAGTTTCGGCGGCGTCGGCCTCAACTGGCGCCGGCTGCCGGTGGCCTGGCGGCCCTGGCTGGCGGCCGCGGGCCTGCTGGTCGCGGCCGCCTCCTTCGCCGGCCTCGGCCTGGCGCTGCGCGGCGGCGGGGACGGCGGCGCCGCGCTGTACGTCTGCCTGCTGACCCTCGGTGGCGGCCTCGGCCTGGGGTTCAGCCCGACGTTCACCCTGGCGCTGTTCACGGTCGCCCCGCAGGACGCGGCCGACGCCAGCGGGCTGCTGGCCACCGTGACCCAGCTCGGCCAGCTGTTCGGGGTGGCCGCCCTCGGCACGCTCTACCTCAACCGGCTCGACCTGCCGGGCGCCCACCCCTCGGCCCACGCCTTCGCTGTCACCGCCGTGGCGCTGACCGCGGTGTGCGTGGCGGGCACGGCGGTGGCGCTGGGGCGGCGCCGTACGGCCTGACCCTGGAGTGCCGGGTGTCCCGCGGGCGCCCGGCACGTCACGCGGGGGCGCCCAGCACCGGGTAGTCGGTGTAGCCGCGGTCGTCGCCGCCGTAGTAGGTCGCCCGCTGCGGGGCGTTGTACGGGCCGCCCGCGCGCAGCCGTTCCGGCAGGTCGGGGTTGGCGAGGAAGAGCGCGCCGTAGGAGATCATGTCGGCGGTGCCGTCCTCGACCAGGGCCAGCTCCTCGGGGCCCGAAGGGCGGCCCTGCGTCCGGGCGTTGAGGATCAGCGCGCCGGAGAAGCGCTTGCGCAGCTCCAGGGTCAGCGACCGCTCGCCGGTCTCCACGATGTGCAGATACCCCGGGCCGACCGGTTCCAGGGCGCGCAGCAGCGCCGTGTACGCCGGCTCCGGGTCGGGCTCGTCGATGTCGCCCAGCGGGTTGCCGGGCGAGATCCGCAGCCCGGTGCGCTCCGCGCCGATCGCGCCCGCCACCGCGGTGACCACCTCGGCGGCGAATCGGGCCCGGCGCTCGGGGGAGCCGCCCCAGGCGTCGGTGCGAAGGTTGGCGTTCGGCGCCAGGAACTGGTGGGCCAGGTAGCCGTTGGCGGCGTGCACCTCGACCCCGTCGAAACCGGCGGCGACCGCGTTGCGTGCGGCGGCCGCGTGGTCCTCGACGGTCCGCAGGATGCCCTCCTCCGACAGCTCCTCCGGCTCCTCGAACTCCTGCGGCCCCTCGGCGGTGTAGACGCTGCCCCTGGGCCGCACCGCCGACGCGCTCACCGGCCGCACCCCGTCGGGCAGCAGCGAGCGGTGGCCGATCCGGCCGGTGTGCATCAGCTGCGCGAAGATCCGCCCGCCGGCCGCGTGCACCGCGTCGGTCACCTGCCGCCACCGGGCCAGCTGCTCCGCGCTGTGCAGCCCGGGCGTGTCCGGATAGCCCTGCCCCACCACCGACGGCTGCGTGCCCTCGGTGATGATCAGTCCGGCCGACGCGCGCTGCGCGTAGTACCGCGCGGTGCTCGCGGTCGGGCTCAGACCGGGGCCGTACGCCCGGCTGCGCGTCATCGGCGCCATCACGATCCGGTTCCGCAACCGGTTCCCGCCCAGGTCTATCGGGTCGAACGCGGTGGTCACAGCGGTCTCCACCTCTCTCGTCCACTCAGCCGCTGCCACCGTAACCCGCCAAGTGTCCCCCGTTTGTTGACACTTCATGAACTCCGCCGCCGCCCGCGATCCCGCCCGTGCCGCCTCCGCACCCCGCCACCCGGGCCCGGAATCGATTTGCGGCCGCTGCCCGTCCAGCGTGTAAAGTAACCCCAGGTCGCCGGGCATCCCGGCACCGTAGCGGGGCTGTAGCTCAGTTGGTAGAGCGCTTGCATGGCATGCAAGAGGTCCGGGGTTCAATTCCCCGTAGCTCCACGAGCGTGAGAGCCGTCCTGTCCGCGGAAACTGCGGACAGGACCGGCTCTCTCCTTTTCCGCCGGCCCCCTCGGGTACGCCGGCCTCTTCGGACACGGGGTCAGGCGGTCGCGGTGGCGGCGGCCCGGCGGGTGCGGAGGAGGGCTGCGAGGGCGGTCGTCGCCGCCGGTACGGCTGTCGCGGCGGCGAAGACGGGGGCCGGGCCGTAGCGGGAGACGAGCAGGCCCGCCGCGGCGGAGCCGAGCGCGCTGCCGAAGTTGTTGGCTGTGTTGATCCAGGCGCTCGCCTCGGTGCGCGAGCCGGCGGCTATCAGCAGGTCGACCTGGAGGTAGGCGGTGATCTGGAGGGTGTCGGAGCAGGCGCCTGCCAGCAGCAGGCCGATGGCGACGGCGGGCAGCGCGGAGGCGGCCGCGGGCAGCGCGTAGCAGGCGGCGGCGAGCGCGCCCAGGGTCAGCAGGCGGCGGTGCGGGGCCATGCGCCACTGGACGCGGCCGTACGCGAGGCCGCTGGCGGCGCCGCCGACCGCGCACAACGCCATCAGCGGACCGGCGACGGCCGCGCCACGGGCGGCGACGACACCGACCTCGGCGAGCGCCAGGGCGCAGCCGCTGCCGAGGACCGCCACCAGCAGCGGGACGAATCCCGCGCCGGCCGGCGGTCCGAGCCGGGCCCGTACGCCTGTCGGGGCCGGCGCGGGCACGGTCTTGGCTGCCGTCTCGGGGGCGGTCGCGCCGAGGACCGCGGCGAAGGCGGCGAAACCGGCGACGGCGAGGGCGGTGGCGCCCGCGAGCGCCAGTGACGCGGAGGAGGCGGCGATCAGCAGGCCGCCGAGGACCGGGCCGACGGCGAACACGCTGGACTCGGTGACCGCGTCCAGGCTCAGCGCGGACTGCCGCTGGGCCTCGTCGCGGGCCAGCCGGCCCCAGCGGGTCCGCATCAGCGGCCCGACCGGTGGCGGGAAGACCCCGGCGAGCACCGCGAGGGTCACGGCGAGCCAGGCGCTCATGCCGGCCGCGGACCCGGCGGCGAGGCAGCCCAGCAGGGTGCCGTAGAGGGCGGTCAGGACGGGCAGCGCGGTGCGGCGGCGTTCGACCAGCCGGGACCGGTACGGCCCGAGGACCGCGGCGGTCAGCCCGAACAGGCCGGCCGCGGTGCCGGCGACGGCGTAGGAGCCGGTCCCGTCGCGTACGGCGAGCAGCAGCGGCAGCGAGAGCAGGCCGTACGACAGCCGGGCGAGGGTGGCGGTGGCGAAGAGCAGGCGGGCGTGCGGCAGTGCGAGGACAGCGCGATAGGACTCACTGCCCCTGGCGGGGCGGGACATGGGAGTTCTCCGGAGTCGGCGTGAACATGAGCGACCGTGGCCCGCGGCGCGGCGCGGACGGCGGGTCGGTCAGTGGGGTCCGGAGATCATGGGCGGAGTGTACGGGGTACGCGCCCCGGCGCGCTCGGAGTTACGGGTCCGGGGCTGATCGAGGCGGGCCGGGGGCGGGTCGGGGCGGGTCCGGGGTATATGTCCGGGGGATCGTCGACAGTACGGATCGGGAGTGGTCGTGAGCGTTCGCCGTGTGGTGCCCAACGTGCGGTCGGAGGACGTGGCGGCGAGCCGCGGCTTCTACGGGCTGCTCGGCTTCGAGGAGGCCATGGATCTGGGGTGGGTCGTGACGCTGGCGTCGCCCGCGAACCCGCAGGCGCAGATCACCTTCCTGGCCGCCGACCTGACCGCGCCGGTCGTCGCCGACATGAGCGTGGAGGTGGACGACGTCGACGCGGTCTACGAGGCGGTGCGGGCCGCCGGGGCGGAGATCGTGCACCCCGTGCAGGACGAGGAGTGGGGGGTGCGGCGCTTCTTCGTGCGGGACCCGCACGGACGGGTCGTCAACGTCCTGTCGCACCTCTGACGGCGGCTCAGCGGCCTTCCTGGTGCCGGACCAGGCGCTCCTGCATCGTCGGGTAGGGCGTCGCCTTCTGCGGGGTCGCCCCGCCGCGCACCGAGGTGGCGACGGAGACGGCGGCGTCGATGGCCGGCGCGGAGGCGACGTCCCAGGCGTTGGGCAGCAGCAGCGGCAGTTCGCCCTCGTGATGGAGGTCGCGGAACGTCATCGGCCCTGCCTTCCCTGCGAAGCCCCCGGCGGCGGTCCCCCCGCTGCCGACACTAGGCGCCGATCGTTGCGGCGGCCGCCGAAGGGAGGGTCTCGGCGAGCCGGTCGAGCCGCAGGCCGGGCAGGTCGGCGAGGGAGTGGCGCAGGACGGCGGCGAGCGGTCCTGAGCGGGTGACGGCGTGGTCCACCCGGGTGCCGGTGCCCGTGTCGCGCAGCACCCATTCGCAGTGCTCGCGCATGCCGGGGACGGTCCATTCCATCCTGACGCGGTCCGCGGTGATCTCGGTGTAGCGGAAGGTGCCCCGCAGGTTGGGCAGCGTCCGCAGGTCGTAGTCCTCGCCGACCGTGGGGGTGCGGGATCCGGCGATGGCCAGGAACGCCGGGTTCCACTCGGGCAGCCGCAGCGCGTCGAGCAGCAGGGCGTGGACCTGGGCGCGGCTGAAGGGGACGGTACGGGCGCCGGTGGCGGTGGAGGTCATGGGACTGCCTTTCTGGGGTGGTGCGACGGGGTGGTGCGACGGGGTGATGAGGACCTACTGAGGTGCTTCTGCGGGCCGGGCGGTGGGCGGTGCGCTCACCCGCCCTGCGCGTCGATGCGGTTCTGCAGTGCCCGGGCGGCGGGCGACCCGGCCGAGACGAACCGCAGCAGCTCGATCACGGCGGACACGTCGACCTGCGCGGCCGCCGCGTCGAGGAACTCGTAGAACTCGTTCTCGATCTTCCGTACCGCGTCGTTCGCGGCCCAGCCGGTCGGGGTGAGGGCGAGAATGATCCGGCGGCGGTCCTCGGCGGCGACGCCGCGTTCGACCAGGCCCGCCGTGACGAGGCGGTCGGCGAGCCGGCTGGGATTCGTACCGCTGTCGCAGACCAGCATGTCGCCGAGGCCGGTGAGGGCGAGCGGGCCGTGGTCGGCGAGGATCCGCAGCGCCTCGGACTGGGCCGGGGTGAGGTCGATCTCGGCGAGCCGGGCGGTGAGCTGCCGGTTGCCCTCGCGCTGAGCGGCGAGCACGAGGTAGCGCAGCAGTTCCGCCTGCCTCATACCACCCATCGGGTGCCTCCTAGTCCAGAGAGTCTGTGCCCCGACATGTATGTCGTGACACATGAATAGTCGTACGCGCCCGCCGTTCTGTCAAGCAACCCCGGCTCGGCGTGCCGTGACCGGCGGGAATACCCCGCCGGGGCGGGACTTCGCCCTCTGTCGGGACAACTCCCGCGCTGCTAACGTCGGTTCGCACGGTGATCGCCAACAGGTGGAGCCGACCGTTCCTTGACCTGCTCTTGGGAGTTTCGTGCCCCTGGCATGAACTGATCAGCGGAAGAGTATCGCTCTGCGGTACGGCGTGTACGCATAGCGGCGACACCGCAGTGTGCGACCAACGCGACTAACGCGACAACTCGCTTCGCATGGGGGTTACATGAGATTTGAGCGCAGAAGGACGCGCAGGGGACTTGTGGCTGCCGCCGCGCTGCCGCTGGTCGCCAGCGCGCTCGCGCTTGGCACCCAGTCCGCGTCGGCCGACCCGTCCGCCGGACGCCAGCTCCTGTCCGGCACCAAACCGCAGTGGGCCACCGCCCAGGCGGACAAGGGCGCTACGGCCGACTCCGCCAAGGTGACGGTCCGGGTGTATCTGGCCGGCAAGGACGCCAAGGGCCTCGCGGCCTACGCGAAGTCCGTGTCCGACCCGGACTCCGCTGCGTACGGCCACTACCTGACGGCCTCCCAGACGCAGGCAGCGTACGGCGCGACCAAGGCGCAGGTCGCCGAGGTCACCGCCTGGCTGACGTCCTCGGGCCTGAAGGTGACCGGAGCCAACGCCCACTACCTCACCGTCACCGGTGACGTGGCGGCGGCCGAGAAGGCGTTCGGCACCCAGCTGCACAACTACAACAAGTCGGGGCACACCTACCGCGCCCCGACCGGCAACGCCAGCGCCCCCGCCTCGCTGAACGGCGCGGTGCTCACCGTCACCGGCCTGGACACGGCTCCCAAGAAGTCCAGCCACGACGAGGAGCTGCCCCCGCCGGGCGCGGTCTTCAAGAACGCCGGGCCGTTCTCCACGTACTACGGCTCGAAGACCGACAAGAAGCTCCCCGACGCCTACGGCGGCAAGGCTCCCTACGCCATCCAGGGCTACACCGGCGACCAGCTGCGTGCCGCCTACGGCGCGGGCAAGTACACCGGCAAGGGTGTGCGGGTGGCCATCACCGACGCCTTCGCGTCGCCGTACATCGCGCAGGACGCGGCCCGCTACGCCAAGGACACCGGCGGCCAGAAGTACAAGAAGGGCCAGCTCACCCAGGTCCTGCCGGACGACTACAACAGCACCGTGGACTGCGACGCCGGCGGTTGGTACGGCGAGGAGACCCTTGACGTCGAGGCGGTGCACGCGGTCGCCCCCGACGCGAACATCGTCTACGTCGGCGGCGCCTCCTGCTTCGACAACGACCTGCTCGACGCCCTGAACAAGGTCGTCGACAACCACCTGGCCGACATCGTCTCCAACTCGTGGGGCGACGTCGAGGCCAACGAGACGCCGGACATCGCGGCGGCCTACGACCAGGTCTTCCAGCTGGGCGCTGTCGAGGGCATCGGCTTCTACTTCTCCTCAGGAGACGCGGGCGACAACGTCGCGTCCACCGGTGTGAAGCAGGCCGACACTCCCGGGAACTCCCCGTGGGCCACCTCCGTCGGCGGCACCTCACTGGCGGTCGGCAAGAACGACAAGTACCAGTGGGAGACCGGCTGGGGCACCGAGCGCGCCCCGCTGTCCGCCGACGGCAAGACCTGGACGGGCTTCCCTGGCCCGTACACCTCCGGCGCGGGCGGCGGCACCAGCAAGCTCTACGACCAGCCGTTCTACCAGCGCGGTGTGGTCCCCGACTCGCTGGCGCTCGCCAACGGCGGCACCGTCAAGCAGCGTGTCGAGCCCGACATCGCCGCGGTCGCCGACCCGAACACCGGCTTCCTGGTCGGCCAGACCCAGTCGTACCCCGACGGGTCGCTGCAGTACAGCACGTACCGCATCGGCGGCACGTCGCTGGCCGCCCCGGTCATCGCCGGCGTCCAGGCCCTCTCGCAGGAGGCCAGGCACGGGATCGCGATCGGCTTCGCGAACCCGCTGATCTACGACAAGTACGGGACGCCGGTCTACCACGACGTCACCGACCACCCGCTGGGCCAGGGCCAGGGCCTCGCCGTGGTCCGGGTGGACTACGCGAACACGTTCGACGCCTCGGAGGGCACCATCGTGTCCCTGCGGACGCTCGGCGCGGACGCGTCGCTGCACGCCACGGTCGGTTACGACGACGTCACCGGGGTGGGCACGCCCGCCAAGGGCTACGTCACCTCGTCGCTGCCGCCCAAGAACCGGCACTAGCCCGGCAGGCGGCCGCGCACGGGAGTACCCGGCCGCCGAGAACAGCCGAACCCCGCGGCCCCCGCACCGTTCACCGGTGCGGGGGCCGCACCCGCTGCGGTAACCTGAGCGCATGCGAGCCGTGAGCCTCCTGCTTAGCGAGCCGCGCTGACCACGAGAGACGTCAGTGCGGCACCCCTCCTGCGTGAGGGGCTTTTTTGTTTGTGCCGCAGGCAGGGCCACTGGCAGCGACGGGCCGCAGCAGCCGTCATGACATCGATGGAGTACCGAGGACGATGAGCGACACCACCCCGGCCGCCGAGACGGCTGCGCCGCACCGCTACACCGCACAGCTGGCCGCCGGTATCGAGCACCGCTGGCAGGACCGCTGGGAGGCCGACGGCACCTTCGACGCGGCGAACCCGACCGGCGACCTGGACTCCGACCCGGAGCTGGCCGCCCGGCCCAAGAAATTCATCATGGACATGTTCCCGTACCCCTCGGGGGCGGGACTGCACGTCGGCCACCCGCTGGGCTACATCGCCACCGACGTCTACGCCCGCTTCCAGCGCATGACCGGGCACAACGTGCTGCACACCCTGGGCTTCGACGCCTTCGGGCTGCCCGCCGAGCAGTACGCCGTGCAGACCGGCACCCACCCGCGGACCTCCACCGAGGCCAACATCGTCACCATGCGGGCGCAGCTGCGCCGGCTGGGCCTGGGCCACGACCGCCGCCGCTCCTTCGCCACCATCGACCCCGACTACTACCGCTGGACGCAGTGGATCTTCCTGCAGATCTACAACTCCTGGTACGACCAGGCGGCCGACCGCGCCCGTCCGATCGCCGACCTGGTCGCCCAGTTCGCCGACGGCACCCGCGCCACCCCCTCGGGCCGCCCGTGGGCCGAGCTGAGCGCCGCCGAGCAGTCCGAGGTGCTTGGCACCCACCGGCTGGCGTACGCCGCCCAGTCTCCGGTCAACTGGTGCCCGGGCCTGGGCACCGTGCTGGCCAACGAGGAGGTCACCGCGGAAGGCCGCTCAGAGCGCGGCAACTTCCCGGTCTTCAAGGCCAATCTGCGGCAGTGGATGATGCGGATCACCGCCTACGCCGACCGGCTGCTGACCGACCTGGACGCGCTGGACTGGCCCGAGGCGATCAAGCTGCAGCAGCGCAACTGGATCGGCCGCAGCGAAGGCGCCCGGGTCGACTTCCCCATGCACAGCACCGGGGGACAGGTCACCGACGCCGCCGTCACCGTCTTCACCACCCGCCAGGACACGCTGTTCGGGGCGACGTACATGGTGCTGGCGCCCGAGCACGAGCTGGTCGAGGCCATCGTCCCCGCCGCCTGGCCCGAGGGCACCCACCAGGCGTGGACCGGCGGACACGGCACGCCCGCCGACGCGGTCGCCGCGTACCGCAAGCAGGCCGCGACGAAGTCCGACGTGGAACGGCAGGCGGAGGCCAAGGACAAGACCGGCGTCTTCACCGGCGCCTTCGCCGTCAACCCGGTCAGCGGCGAGCCCGTCCCGGTCTTCATCGCCGACTACGTCCTGATGGGCTACGGCACCGGCGCCATCATGGCCGTCCCCGCCCACGACACCCGCGACTTCGCCTTCGCCCGCGCCTTCGAACTGCCCATGCGCTGCGTGGTCGAGCCGACCGACGGCCGCGGCACCGACCCCGCCACCTGGGACGACGCCTTCGTGTCGTACGACGCGACGATCGTCAACTCCTCGGGCGCCGGCATCTCGCTGGACGGCCTGGGCGTGACCGAGGCCAAGGCCGCGGTCACCACCTGGCTGAGCGAGCGCGGCATCGGCGAGGGCACCGTCAACTACCGGCTGCGTGACTGGCTGTTCAGCCGCCAGCGCTACTGGGGCGAGCCCTTCCCGATCGTCTACGACGAGGACGGCGTCCCGCACGACCTGCCCGACTCGATGCTGCCCGTCGAACTGCCCGAGGTCGACGACTACAGCCCGCGCACCTTCGACCCGGACGACGCCGACACCTCGCCCGAGACCCCGCTGTCCCGCAACGCGGACTGGGTCACCGTCGAACTGGACCTGGGCGACGGCCCGCGCACCTACCGCCGCGAGACCAACACCATGCCCAACTGGGCGGGTTCGTGCTGGTACGAACTGCGCTACCTGGACCCGCACAACAGCGAGCGGCTGGTCGACCCGGCCATCGAGGCGTACTGGATGGGCCCGCGCGAGGGCCAGCCGGCCGGCGGCGTCGACCTGTACGTCGGCGGCGCCGAACACGCCGTCCTGCACCTGCTGTATGCCCGCTTCTGGCACAAGGTGCTGTACGACCTGGGCCACGTCTCGTCCTTCGAGCCGTTCCACAAGCTGTACAACCAGGGCATGATCCAGGCGTACGTCTACCGCGACGCCCGCCGTATCGCCGTCCCCGCGGCCGAGGTCGACGAGCGGGACAACGCCTACTGGTACGAGGGCGAGCAGGTCAGCCGGCTGCTGGGCAAGATGGGCAAGTCGCTGAAGAACGCGGTGACGCCCGACGAGATCTGCGCCGAATACGGCGCCGACACGCTGCGGCTGTACGAGATGGCGATGGGCCCGCTGGACGTCTCCCGCCCCTGGGACACCCGTGCCGTCGTCGGCCAGTACCGGCTGCTGCAGCGGCTGTGGCGCAATGTCGTCGACGAGGCGACCGGCGAGGTCACCGTCTCCGAT from Streptomyces sp. NBC_01198 includes these protein-coding regions:
- a CDS encoding SRPBCC family protein; the protein is MTSTATGARTVPFSRAQVHALLLDALRLPEWNPAFLAIAGSRTPTVGEDYDLRTLPNLRGTFRYTEITADRVRMEWTVPGMREHCEWVLRDTGTGTRVDHAVTRSGPLAAVLRHSLADLPGLRLDRLAETLPSAAAATIGA
- a CDS encoding S53 family peptidase, giving the protein MRFERRRTRRGLVAAAALPLVASALALGTQSASADPSAGRQLLSGTKPQWATAQADKGATADSAKVTVRVYLAGKDAKGLAAYAKSVSDPDSAAYGHYLTASQTQAAYGATKAQVAEVTAWLTSSGLKVTGANAHYLTVTGDVAAAEKAFGTQLHNYNKSGHTYRAPTGNASAPASLNGAVLTVTGLDTAPKKSSHDEELPPPGAVFKNAGPFSTYYGSKTDKKLPDAYGGKAPYAIQGYTGDQLRAAYGAGKYTGKGVRVAITDAFASPYIAQDAARYAKDTGGQKYKKGQLTQVLPDDYNSTVDCDAGGWYGEETLDVEAVHAVAPDANIVYVGGASCFDNDLLDALNKVVDNHLADIVSNSWGDVEANETPDIAAAYDQVFQLGAVEGIGFYFSSGDAGDNVASTGVKQADTPGNSPWATSVGGTSLAVGKNDKYQWETGWGTERAPLSADGKTWTGFPGPYTSGAGGGTSKLYDQPFYQRGVVPDSLALANGGTVKQRVEPDIAAVADPNTGFLVGQTQSYPDGSLQYSTYRIGGTSLAAPVIAGVQALSQEARHGIAIGFANPLIYDKYGTPVYHDVTDHPLGQGQGLAVVRVDYANTFDASEGTIVSLRTLGADASLHATVGYDDVTGVGTPAKGYVTSSLPPKNRH
- the leuS gene encoding leucine--tRNA ligase, translated to MSDTTPAAETAAPHRYTAQLAAGIEHRWQDRWEADGTFDAANPTGDLDSDPELAARPKKFIMDMFPYPSGAGLHVGHPLGYIATDVYARFQRMTGHNVLHTLGFDAFGLPAEQYAVQTGTHPRTSTEANIVTMRAQLRRLGLGHDRRRSFATIDPDYYRWTQWIFLQIYNSWYDQAADRARPIADLVAQFADGTRATPSGRPWAELSAAEQSEVLGTHRLAYAAQSPVNWCPGLGTVLANEEVTAEGRSERGNFPVFKANLRQWMMRITAYADRLLTDLDALDWPEAIKLQQRNWIGRSEGARVDFPMHSTGGQVTDAAVTVFTTRQDTLFGATYMVLAPEHELVEAIVPAAWPEGTHQAWTGGHGTPADAVAAYRKQAATKSDVERQAEAKDKTGVFTGAFAVNPVSGEPVPVFIADYVLMGYGTGAIMAVPAHDTRDFAFARAFELPMRCVVEPTDGRGTDPATWDDAFVSYDATIVNSSGAGISLDGLGVTEAKAAVTTWLSERGIGEGTVNYRLRDWLFSRQRYWGEPFPIVYDEDGVPHDLPDSMLPVELPEVDDYSPRTFDPDDADTSPETPLSRNADWVTVELDLGDGPRTYRRETNTMPNWAGSCWYELRYLDPHNSERLVDPAIEAYWMGPREGQPAGGVDLYVGGAEHAVLHLLYARFWHKVLYDLGHVSSFEPFHKLYNQGMIQAYVYRDARRIAVPAAEVDERDNAYWYEGEQVSRLLGKMGKSLKNAVTPDEICAEYGADTLRLYEMAMGPLDVSRPWDTRAVVGQYRLLQRLWRNVVDEATGEVTVSDAEPDEETLRALHKAIAGVGTDMAELRFNTAIAKITELNNHLTRSGAPVPRTVAEQLVLLIAPLAPHIAEELWSRLGHGTSLAGAGFPVADPALAQDPAVICVVQIKGKVKARLEVPPTIPDADLEALALADPAVVAALGGAAVRKVIVRAPKLVNIVV
- a CDS encoding MarR family winged helix-turn-helix transcriptional regulator, yielding MGGMRQAELLRYLVLAAQREGNRQLTARLAEIDLTPAQSEALRILADHGPLALTGLGDMLVCDSGTNPSRLADRLVTAGLVERGVAAEDRRRIILALTPTGWAANDAVRKIENEFYEFLDAAAAQVDVSAVIELLRFVSAGSPAARALQNRIDAQGG